The following proteins are co-located in the Planococcus plakortidis genome:
- a CDS encoding aspartate-semialdehyde dehydrogenase translates to MKTYNVAIMGATGAVGQQMKEQLEKRNFPVGDIKFLSSARSAGKQIEFNGQSHTVEEAVPESFEGVDIALFSAGGSISEKFAPEAVKRGAVVVDNTSAFRMDKDVPLVVPEVNKSALKGHTGIIANPNCSTIQMVCALQPLKEQFGLQKIIVSTYQAVSGAGIDAINELKEQSADFDNAATAEANVLPVKSSDRHYPIAFNAVPQIDQFAENGYTLEEMKMINETKKIMSDQDLAVAATCVRLPVVTGHSESVYVELDDTPSVEQVRDALGGAPGVVLQDNPANQEYPMPLMAAGKDEVFVGRIRKDLDNPNGYHLWIVSDNLIKGAALNSVQIAEALIEEQLL, encoded by the coding sequence GTGAAAACGTATAATGTAGCGATCATGGGCGCAACCGGCGCCGTTGGCCAGCAAATGAAAGAACAGCTGGAGAAGCGCAATTTCCCTGTGGGGGACATCAAGTTCCTATCTTCCGCACGCTCTGCCGGCAAGCAAATCGAATTCAACGGACAATCCCATACAGTGGAAGAAGCGGTGCCAGAATCTTTCGAGGGCGTCGATATCGCCTTGTTCAGCGCAGGCGGCAGCATCTCAGAGAAGTTTGCCCCTGAAGCCGTGAAACGCGGCGCAGTCGTGGTCGACAATACGAGTGCATTCCGCATGGATAAGGACGTGCCGCTCGTCGTCCCTGAAGTGAATAAATCGGCGCTAAAAGGCCATACGGGCATCATTGCCAACCCCAATTGCTCGACGATCCAAATGGTGTGCGCATTGCAGCCGCTAAAAGAACAGTTCGGCTTGCAGAAAATCATCGTGTCCACTTACCAGGCAGTGTCGGGCGCCGGAATTGATGCGATCAATGAATTGAAAGAACAGTCAGCGGATTTCGATAACGCAGCAACTGCCGAAGCGAACGTCTTGCCCGTGAAGTCATCCGATCGCCATTACCCGATCGCCTTTAACGCCGTGCCGCAGATCGACCAGTTCGCGGAGAACGGCTATACGCTCGAAGAAATGAAAATGATCAACGAAACGAAGAAAATCATGAGCGACCAAGACTTGGCGGTCGCGGCGACTTGTGTGCGCTTGCCGGTCGTGACAGGCCACTCCGAATCCGTCTATGTGGAATTGGATGACACGCCGTCTGTCGAACAGGTGAGAGATGCACTGGGCGGCGCGCCAGGCGTCGTATTGCAAGACAATCCCGCCAATCAGGAATACCCGATGCCATTGATGGCAGCCGGGAAAGATGAGGTGTTCGTCGGCCGCATCCGCAAAGACCTTGACAACCCGAATGGCTATCATTTGTGGATCGTCTCCGATAATTTGATCAAAGGTGCGGCATTGAACTCGGTTCAAATTGCTGAAGCACTTATCGAGGAACAATTGCTGTGA
- a CDS encoding M16 family metallopeptidase: protein MVTTYTCQNGLRIVSEHIPHFRSVAVGVFVNTGSRDERPEENGITHFIEHLLFKGTKTRSAKDIAREFDRIGGDLNAYTSKECTCYYAKVLDHHAPLAVEVLADMFFNSVMDPLEIDKERLVVKEEISMTEDMADDDVHEQLWRVMYPDNSIGAPILGTAETLDRFSRQQILDYMERHYTPANTVISVAGHIDAKLLTQIEALFGSFERKSPGNAHVLPTFVPGQSIKHKETEQAHICLGYPGLSLQDDRLFALAVLNNIIGGSMSSRLFQEIREDRGLAYSVYSYHSAYSDHGTLAIYGGTADHQVGEVEELIRASLQRMREGDISNVEITDSREQLKGNLLLGLESTGSRMSRNGKYELLHGKHQSADDIIRLIDAVERKHVLDLMQLTIAAPAVSIIRSQ from the coding sequence ATGGTTACCACCTATACATGCCAGAACGGCTTGCGTATCGTCTCTGAACACATCCCCCATTTCCGCTCCGTGGCGGTCGGCGTATTCGTCAATACAGGATCTCGGGATGAGCGGCCGGAAGAAAACGGCATCACGCATTTTATCGAACATCTTTTGTTCAAAGGCACCAAGACACGCAGCGCCAAAGACATCGCGCGGGAATTCGACCGCATCGGCGGGGATTTGAATGCCTACACATCCAAGGAATGTACCTGCTATTACGCCAAAGTGCTGGACCATCATGCACCGCTCGCAGTTGAAGTGTTGGCAGATATGTTTTTCAACTCGGTGATGGACCCGTTGGAAATCGATAAAGAGCGGCTTGTTGTCAAAGAGGAAATCAGCATGACCGAAGATATGGCAGATGACGATGTCCACGAGCAATTGTGGCGGGTCATGTATCCCGATAACTCAATCGGGGCGCCGATTTTAGGCACTGCCGAGACGTTGGACCGTTTTTCGCGACAACAGATTTTGGATTATATGGAGCGCCATTACACGCCAGCGAATACGGTAATTTCCGTAGCAGGCCATATCGATGCTAAACTGCTTACCCAAATCGAAGCCTTATTCGGTTCCTTTGAACGGAAAAGCCCGGGCAATGCCCATGTCCTGCCGACCTTCGTCCCAGGACAATCGATCAAACATAAAGAGACCGAACAAGCCCATATCTGCCTCGGGTATCCAGGGTTGTCGCTTCAGGACGATAGGCTGTTTGCGCTGGCCGTATTGAACAATATCATCGGCGGCTCGATGTCATCCCGGCTGTTCCAGGAAATACGCGAAGACCGTGGCCTTGCTTATTCGGTCTATTCCTATCATTCGGCCTACTCGGACCATGGAACGCTCGCCATATACGGGGGCACTGCCGACCATCAAGTCGGGGAAGTCGAGGAATTGATCCGGGCCTCGCTGCAGCGCATGCGGGAGGGGGATATCAGCAACGTGGAGATTACCGATTCCCGTGAGCAATTAAAAGGCAATTTGCTGCTTGGGCTTGAAAGCACAGGGTCCCGTATGAGCCGTAACGGGAAATACGAACTGCTTCACGGCAAACATCAATCCGCAGATGACATTATCCGATTGATCGATGCAGTGGAGCGTAAACACGTGCTGGATTTGATGCAATTGACTATCGCCGCACCAGCGGTCTCCATCATCCGTTCACAATGA
- the pnp gene encoding polyribonucleotide nucleotidyltransferase: MEQTKKVYTFDWAGRELKVEVGQLAKQANGAALIRYGDTAVLSTATASKSPKPLDFFPLTVNYEERQYAVGKIPGGFIKREGRPSEKATLISRLIDRPLRPLFPDGFRNEVQVISMVMSVDQDCPSEMAAMFGSSLSLMISDIPFDGPIAGVIVGMVDGEYIINPTGEQMEKSSINLTVAGTKDAINMVEAGAKEVSEEAILEAIMFGHEEIKKLIAFQEEIAAEVGKEKAAVQLYELDADLTSELKTAVEEDMNAAVQVNEKQARNEAIAAVRERALEAYADSEDDIKKQAGQVLDKMVKDEVRRLITDEKIRPDGRGPSEIRALSSEVGVLARTHGSGLFTRGQTQAMSICTLGALGDVQIIDGLGLEETKRFMHHYNFPLFSVGETGFLRGPGRREIGHGALGERALEAVIPNEKDFPYTIRLVSEVLESNGSTSQASICASTLAMMDAGVPIKAPVAGIAMGLVKKGENYTVLSDIQGMEDHLGDMDFKVAGTAEGVTALQMDIKIDGLSREILEEALTQAKIGRLHILESMIATINAPRTTLSKFAPKIIMVKINPDKIRDVIGPGGKVINKIIDETGVKIDTEQDGTIFISSVDEEMNAKAKAMIENIVREAKVGEYYEGAVKRIEKFGAFVELFPGKDGLLHISEIQEERTKEVEDVLKMGDIVKVKVIEIDRQGRVNLSRKTVLKEEKEAAEKA, from the coding sequence ATGGAGCAAACAAAAAAGGTTTACACATTTGACTGGGCCGGCCGCGAACTGAAGGTTGAAGTCGGTCAACTGGCAAAACAAGCAAACGGAGCGGCATTGATCCGTTATGGCGATACAGCCGTGCTATCCACTGCCACGGCATCGAAATCACCGAAGCCTCTGGATTTCTTCCCGCTGACGGTGAATTATGAAGAGCGCCAATACGCTGTCGGGAAAATCCCGGGTGGCTTCATCAAGCGCGAAGGGCGCCCATCCGAGAAAGCGACCTTGATCAGCCGCTTGATCGACCGCCCGCTGCGCCCGCTATTCCCGGACGGTTTCCGCAATGAAGTACAGGTCATTTCTATGGTCATGTCCGTCGACCAGGATTGCCCGTCTGAAATGGCAGCGATGTTCGGTTCTTCTTTATCTTTGATGATTTCAGACATCCCATTTGACGGGCCGATCGCCGGCGTCATCGTCGGAATGGTGGATGGCGAGTACATCATCAACCCGACAGGCGAGCAAATGGAAAAAAGCTCCATCAACTTGACGGTTGCCGGCACGAAAGATGCCATCAACATGGTAGAAGCCGGCGCGAAAGAAGTGTCTGAAGAGGCCATTCTGGAAGCCATCATGTTCGGCCACGAAGAAATCAAGAAATTGATCGCTTTCCAGGAAGAAATTGCAGCGGAAGTAGGCAAAGAGAAAGCGGCGGTCCAACTATACGAATTGGATGCTGACTTGACGTCCGAATTGAAAACGGCGGTTGAAGAAGACATGAATGCCGCAGTCCAAGTGAACGAGAAGCAGGCACGCAACGAAGCCATCGCAGCTGTGCGTGAACGTGCACTCGAAGCTTACGCAGATTCAGAAGACGATATTAAAAAACAAGCGGGCCAAGTGCTCGATAAAATGGTCAAAGATGAAGTCCGCCGCTTGATCACGGATGAAAAAATCCGCCCGGACGGCCGCGGCCCATCCGAAATCCGAGCGCTTTCTTCTGAAGTCGGCGTCCTTGCACGCACTCACGGCTCGGGACTCTTCACGCGCGGCCAGACACAAGCGATGAGCATCTGTACACTCGGCGCACTCGGCGATGTACAGATCATCGACGGCCTCGGATTGGAAGAGACGAAACGCTTTATGCATCATTATAATTTCCCATTGTTCTCCGTTGGGGAAACCGGCTTCCTGCGCGGCCCCGGCCGCCGCGAAATCGGCCACGGGGCTCTAGGCGAACGAGCGCTTGAAGCGGTCATTCCAAATGAAAAAGATTTCCCTTATACGATCCGCCTCGTTTCCGAAGTGTTGGAATCGAACGGTTCGACTTCACAGGCAAGTATCTGCGCTTCCACTTTGGCGATGATGGATGCGGGTGTGCCGATTAAAGCACCAGTAGCCGGAATTGCAATGGGCCTTGTGAAAAAAGGCGAGAACTATACCGTCCTTTCCGATATCCAAGGGATGGAAGACCATCTCGGCGATATGGACTTTAAAGTAGCGGGAACCGCAGAAGGCGTCACAGCCCTTCAAATGGACATCAAAATCGATGGCTTGTCGCGCGAAATCTTAGAAGAAGCATTGACGCAAGCGAAAATCGGCCGCCTTCATATTTTGGAATCGATGATTGCCACGATCAACGCGCCGCGCACGACCTTGTCCAAATTCGCGCCGAAGATCATCATGGTGAAAATCAATCCAGACAAGATCCGCGACGTCATTGGACCGGGTGGAAAAGTTATCAATAAAATCATCGATGAAACAGGCGTCAAGATCGACACCGAACAAGACGGCACGATTTTCATCTCTTCCGTTGATGAAGAAATGAACGCCAAAGCGAAAGCGATGATCGAGAATATTGTACGCGAAGCGAAAGTCGGCGAATACTACGAAGGCGCAGTCAAGCGCATCGAGAAATTCGGCGCATTCGTTGAGTTGTTCCCAGGGAAAGATGGGCTTCTCCACATTTCGGAAATCCAGGAAGAACGGACGAAGGAAGTGGAAGACGTTCTGAAGATGGGCGATATCGTCAAAGTGAAAGTCATCGAGATCGACCGCCAGGGACGCGTCAACTTGTCCCGTAAAACAGTATTGAAAGAAGAAAAAGAAGCAGCTGAAAAAGCTTGA
- the rpsO gene encoding 30S ribosomal protein S15: MAITQERKNELINEYKVHDTDTGSPEIQIAILTEDINNLNEHLRTHKKDHHSRRGLFKMVGRRRNLLKYLRENDVQRYRELIGRLGLRR, encoded by the coding sequence ATGGCAATCACTCAAGAACGTAAAAATGAATTGATCAATGAATACAAAGTGCATGACACTGATACTGGTTCTCCAGAAATTCAGATCGCCATTCTTACAGAAGACATCAACAACTTGAACGAGCACTTGCGTACCCACAAGAAAGATCACCATTCACGCCGTGGTCTATTCAAAATGGTCGGACGCCGTCGTAACTTGCTTAAATACCTACGCGAGAACGATGTACAACGCTACCGTGAGTTGATCGGAAGACTTGGCCTACGCCGATAA
- the ribF gene encoding riboflavin biosynthesis protein RibF has protein sequence MKIIHLSYPHEMKAQEQGPLSMAIGFFDGVHKGHQQVIGTAIDKAQAGGMKSAVMTFDPHPSLVLGGRKEEVFYITPLGQKMDILEEMGVDICYIVRFTSEFAKLSPEQFIEHFIDGLNVKEVVAGFDFSFGHKGGGNMALMESHGNGRYQVTTVGKIEAENEKVSSTRIRHLLKDGLVEPVHHLLGRPYRISGTVVNGDKRGRTIGFPTANVEPELGTFVPKRGVYAVRIEVQGAYFDGVCNVGYKPTFNNPDVKNLVIEVHILEFDKSIYGEKVVVEWHKRIRDEQKFSGIDELKAQISRDKDTAKRYFEV, from the coding sequence ATGAAAATCATTCACTTGAGTTATCCTCACGAGATGAAAGCACAAGAACAAGGGCCGCTGTCCATGGCGATCGGATTTTTTGATGGCGTCCACAAGGGCCACCAACAAGTGATCGGCACGGCGATTGACAAAGCGCAAGCAGGCGGGATGAAGTCCGCTGTCATGACCTTCGATCCGCATCCTTCATTGGTGCTCGGCGGCCGGAAAGAAGAAGTTTTTTATATCACGCCACTTGGCCAGAAGATGGACATCTTGGAGGAAATGGGCGTTGATATCTGCTATATCGTCCGCTTTACTTCAGAGTTCGCGAAACTTTCCCCAGAACAATTCATCGAGCATTTCATCGACGGCTTAAACGTTAAAGAAGTCGTTGCCGGCTTTGACTTCTCGTTCGGCCATAAAGGCGGCGGCAATATGGCGTTGATGGAATCGCACGGCAATGGCCGGTATCAGGTCACGACAGTCGGCAAAATCGAAGCGGAAAATGAAAAGGTCAGTTCGACCCGCATTCGCCATTTGTTGAAAGATGGTCTGGTCGAGCCGGTTCATCATCTGCTCGGCAGGCCGTACCGGATTTCCGGAACGGTCGTCAACGGTGACAAACGGGGACGGACGATCGGTTTTCCAACAGCGAACGTCGAACCGGAACTTGGCACATTCGTTCCGAAGCGCGGTGTCTATGCGGTGCGGATTGAAGTGCAAGGTGCTTATTTCGACGGCGTCTGCAATGTTGGCTATAAGCCGACCTTCAATAATCCCGATGTCAAAAATTTGGTCATCGAGGTCCATATCCTGGAGTTCGACAAGTCGATCTACGGTGAGAAAGTGGTTGTTGAATGGCATAAGCGCATCCGCGATGAACAGAAGTTTTCAGGAATTGATGAATTGAAAGCCCAAATCAGCCGGGATAAAGATACTGCCAAGCGATATTTTGAAGTATAA
- the truB gene encoding tRNA pseudouridine(55) synthase TruB, whose protein sequence is MEPNGILPLWKEPGMTSHDCVFRLRKILRTKKVGHTGTLDPQVDGVLPICLGRSTKVAEYITDQGKTYEAEVLIGASTETEDAEGAVVEQDLSDKMITRKQLEEVLQSLTGDIEQIPPMYSAVKVNGRKLYEYARKGESVERPVRTVHIDSIELLDEADTWEGQNIRFRIRIRCGKGTYIRTLAVQIGEALGYPAHMSQLTRTQSGSFTKEQCVTLAEVEEIAQNGDIGSILQPLAYGLSAFPFEEITPDLLFGIKNGQVLEAHPVLKTEPFVVFTYHGKPAALYKRHPEKPGKMKPEKMFGFPPTDEV, encoded by the coding sequence ATGGAGCCGAATGGGATCCTTCCATTATGGAAAGAACCGGGCATGACATCGCATGATTGCGTTTTTCGCCTGAGAAAAATCCTGAGAACAAAAAAAGTCGGGCATACCGGAACACTCGATCCGCAAGTGGACGGCGTGTTGCCGATTTGTTTGGGACGGTCGACCAAGGTGGCAGAATATATCACGGATCAAGGGAAAACTTACGAAGCGGAAGTGTTGATCGGAGCTTCAACGGAAACAGAAGATGCAGAAGGCGCGGTAGTGGAACAAGACCTGAGCGACAAAATGATTACACGCAAGCAGCTAGAAGAGGTATTGCAAAGCCTGACCGGCGACATTGAACAAATCCCGCCGATGTATTCAGCGGTCAAAGTGAACGGCAGAAAGCTGTATGAATATGCGCGCAAAGGCGAATCAGTGGAGCGCCCTGTACGCACGGTGCATATTGATTCTATCGAATTATTGGATGAGGCGGACACATGGGAAGGGCAGAATATTCGTTTCCGCATCCGCATCCGCTGCGGCAAAGGGACCTATATCCGAACACTTGCCGTCCAGATCGGCGAAGCGCTTGGATATCCGGCCCATATGTCACAGCTGACGCGCACACAGTCCGGCAGTTTTACGAAAGAACAATGTGTGACGCTTGCCGAAGTGGAGGAAATTGCGCAAAATGGGGATATCGGTTCTATTTTGCAGCCTCTCGCATACGGCTTAAGTGCATTTCCTTTTGAAGAAATCACGCCGGATCTACTGTTCGGCATCAAAAATGGCCAAGTGCTCGAGGCGCATCCGGTCTTGAAGACAGAACCGTTTGTCGTTTTCACTTATCATGGCAAACCGGCAGCATTGTACAAACGGCATCCCGAGAAGCCGGGTAAAATGAAACCCGAAAAAATGTTTGGATTTCCTCCAACGGACGAGGTGTAG
- the rbfA gene encoding 30S ribosome-binding factor RbfA, whose product MSSMRSNRVAEQMKKELGEIIGRKLKDPRIGFVTVTDVEVTGDLQQATVYISVLGDDKEKEQTLLGLAKSKGFIRSEIGQRIRLRKTPELAFEIDSSVAYGNRIESLLRDIKDPSEE is encoded by the coding sequence ATGTCATCAATGCGCTCGAATCGTGTAGCTGAGCAAATGAAAAAAGAGCTCGGCGAAATTATCGGCAGAAAACTGAAAGACCCGCGCATCGGATTTGTCACCGTGACAGATGTCGAAGTGACAGGCGACCTTCAGCAGGCAACCGTCTATATCAGCGTGTTGGGCGATGATAAGGAAAAAGAGCAAACTTTGCTCGGCCTTGCGAAGTCCAAAGGATTCATCCGCTCGGAAATCGGGCAGCGGATCCGTTTGCGCAAAACTCCTGAATTGGCGTTTGAAATCGATTCATCTGTCGCATACGGCAATCGGATTGAATCCTTGTTGCGGGATATTAAAGATCCATCAGAAGAATAA
- a CDS encoding DUF503 domain-containing protein: MILLMECEFFIPTAHSLKEKRAVVKSMMTRTKQKFNVSAAEVDHQQVWQRTRLAFVTVSSSKEAAEREMEHVLRFLESNPSWECMEIEKEYL; the protein is encoded by the coding sequence ATGATCCTGTTGATGGAATGCGAATTTTTTATCCCTACTGCGCATTCATTAAAAGAAAAACGCGCGGTCGTCAAAAGCATGATGACCCGCACCAAGCAGAAATTCAATGTATCGGCGGCGGAAGTCGATCATCAGCAAGTTTGGCAGCGCACGCGCCTCGCGTTTGTCACCGTTTCTTCCTCGAAGGAAGCGGCGGAACGGGAAATGGAGCATGTGCTGCGCTTTCTGGAAAGCAACCCGTCGTGGGAATGCATGGAAATAGAGAAAGAATATTTGTAA